A single region of the Pseudomonadota bacterium genome encodes:
- a CDS encoding DUF899 family protein produces MTQHTVVSKDDWVAARRDLLAQEKAFMRQRDDLAAARRDLPWVKVDKGYVFHGASGDISLADLFDGRSQLIVYHFMFGPEWEQGCPSCSYLADHFDGLTTHLAQRDVTLVAAARAPLDRLAAYKQRMGW; encoded by the coding sequence ATGACACAGCATACCGTTGTCTCCAAAGACGATTGGGTCGCCGCGCGCCGCGACCTGCTGGCCCAGGAAAAGGCCTTCATGCGCCAGCGCGACGACCTCGCCGCCGCGCGGCGCGATCTCCCATGGGTCAAGGTCGACAAGGGCTATGTGTTCCACGGCGCATCGGGCGACATATCGCTCGCCGACCTGTTCGATGGCCGCAGCCAGCTCATCGTCTACCACTTCATGTTCGGGCCTGAATGGGAACAGGGTTGCCCCAGCTGCTCCTACCTCGCCGACCACTTCGACGGCCTCACCACCCATCTCGCCCAACGCGACGTCACCCTGGTCGCCGCTGCACGCGCTCCGCTTGACCGGCTCGCCGCCTACAAGCAGCGCATGGGCTGG